In Thermorudis peleae, a genomic segment contains:
- a CDS encoding glycosyltransferase — protein MLGNARPRVSLVLTVKNEAATLPALLASIADQTVLPDEVVIVDGGSTDDTLAILERWRDRLPLVIDVFPGASISQGRNRALALARGDIVAVTDGGVVLAPDWLERLVAPFTAPPAEQPDVVAGVFRPAPQTLFEHALAAVTLPDPEEIRAEGFLPSSRSVAYRRSWFLAGVRYPEWLDYCEDVVFDLRLKRAGARFQLARDAVVAYRPRTSLSAFWWQYWHYARGDGKAGLFTLRHLIRYAVYGSVGPVLIWGRHPVVRLAVFLAALSYLRRPWQRLWRRRSALRPRERMLAALLVPVLRAVGDVAKMAGYPVGVWWRIRRYGLRRTWRTIPEIAPGDQYLPDATVQRSTIPRAGEARPAGP, from the coding sequence GTGCTTGGGAACGCCCGTCCACGCGTCAGCCTCGTGCTGACCGTTAAGAATGAAGCAGCGACGTTGCCTGCATTGTTGGCCTCAATTGCCGACCAGACGGTTCTGCCTGATGAAGTGGTCATCGTCGACGGCGGCTCAACCGACGACACGCTCGCCATCCTCGAGCGCTGGCGTGACCGACTGCCACTCGTCATCGATGTCTTCCCCGGTGCCAGCATTAGCCAGGGCAGGAACCGCGCGCTTGCGCTCGCCCGCGGCGACATTGTGGCCGTCACCGATGGGGGCGTAGTGCTCGCGCCCGACTGGCTCGAGCGCCTCGTTGCCCCGTTCACCGCACCGCCAGCCGAGCAGCCTGATGTCGTCGCTGGCGTGTTTCGCCCTGCGCCGCAGACGCTCTTTGAGCATGCCCTGGCTGCCGTCACCCTGCCTGATCCAGAGGAAATTCGGGCTGAAGGCTTCTTGCCCTCGAGCCGCTCTGTCGCCTATCGGCGAAGCTGGTTCCTGGCTGGCGTGCGCTATCCCGAGTGGCTCGACTACTGCGAGGATGTCGTCTTCGATCTGCGCCTCAAGCGGGCCGGTGCCCGTTTTCAGCTTGCGCGTGATGCCGTCGTCGCCTATCGCCCGCGTACCTCGCTCAGCGCGTTCTGGTGGCAGTACTGGCACTATGCGCGGGGTGACGGCAAGGCTGGACTATTCACCCTTCGTCACCTGATCCGCTATGCCGTCTATGGCAGTGTCGGGCCAGTCCTCATCTGGGGGCGGCATCCTGTCGTGCGCCTCGCCGTCTTTCTCGCCGCGCTCAGTTACCTCCGCCGACCCTGGCAGCGGCTCTGGCGTCGTCGCTCAGCCCTGCGTCCGAGAGAGCGCATGCTGGCAGCTCTGCTCGTGCCCGTGTTACGCGCCGTCGGCGACGTGGCGAAGATGGCTGGTTATCCCGTCGGCGTCTGGTGGCGAATCCGACGGTACGGGCTGCGACGCACCTGGCGCACTATTCCTGAGATTGCTCCAGGAGATCAATACCTGCCAGATGCAACAGTTCAGCGCTCCACAATCCCGCGCGCCGGCGAAGCTCGCCCAGCGGGGCCGTAA
- the ybeY gene encoding rRNA maturation RNase YbeY, whose product MTIQLSPGATPVNRRRLADLLRYAAQQEGLDGALSVWVCRDDEIAALHERYQGIAGPTDVLTFPNDPPYLGDIAVSADTAAVQAAEAGHSPGREIAYLALHGLLHLAGYDDQTEAERARMLARQDALLAAFEQESPGAWERPSTRQPRADR is encoded by the coding sequence GTGACGATCCAGCTCAGCCCAGGGGCAACGCCCGTGAATCGCCGGCGGCTAGCCGATCTCTTACGGTATGCCGCACAGCAGGAAGGGCTCGATGGTGCGCTCAGTGTCTGGGTGTGCCGTGACGACGAAATTGCTGCCCTCCACGAACGTTACCAGGGTATTGCTGGCCCAACCGACGTCCTCACGTTTCCCAATGATCCCCCATATCTCGGGGATATTGCTGTCTCAGCTGACACCGCCGCGGTGCAAGCAGCGGAAGCAGGGCATTCACCTGGCCGCGAAATTGCCTATCTTGCCCTCCATGGCCTCTTGCACCTGGCCGGATATGATGACCAGACGGAAGCAGAGCGGGCGCGGATGCTCGCTCGACAGGATGCTTTGCTTGCTGCCTTTGAGCAGGAGTCGCCCGGTGCTTGGGAACGCCCGTCCACGCGTCAGCCTCGTGCTGACCGTTAA